Part of the Stackebrandtia endophytica genome is shown below.
TGAAACGCCTGGATGGTTCCCCCGCTGGTGGAGACCAGTTCCGGTCGGCCGCCGGCCGCCGTCACCGCCTCCCAAGGTCGGGTCAGTTCTATCTGTTCGGTTCCCTCGGGCGCGGCCAGGAACGCGATCCGCTGTCCTTGCAGTCGATCCGACACGATGGTTTCCCCCATACCGATGGTCACTTCTGAACCCTTGATGGCCGTGATCCGTCGGCTGTACCGGAGCACGGTTCACGGAACGGACATTTCGCCCGTCACCGTGAACCGGCATCGTATGTGGCGGTGGGGTCAGCCGTCGAGTGACCCGCCGGTCATGGCGGCCGCCAATCGCATATGGGCGGTCGCCTCGTCGGGACGACTCTGTCGTTGCAGCGTGCGGCCCAGCATCAAGTGCGCGTACGCCTCTGCGGGGTTCTGCTCCAACACGTTCCGCAACTGCGCCTCCGCCTTGCCGAGCTGGGCGGAGTGGTAGTAGGACCGGGCCAACAGCATCCGAGCCGCCATGTGGTCGGGGGCGTCGGAGACCACCTGCTCCAGCCACTGTGCGGCCGAGATGTAATCCTTGGCGTCGAAGAAGTCGACGCCACGTTCATAGCAGGTCGCGGTGTCCATGCCGGTCTCCTCTCAGCGGTGTCCG
Proteins encoded:
- a CDS encoding tetratricopeptide repeat protein codes for the protein MDTATCYERGVDFFDAKDYISAAQWLEQVVSDAPDHMAARMLLARSYYHSAQLGKAEAQLRNVLEQNPAEAYAHLMLGRTLQRQSRPDEATAHMRLAAAMTGGSLDG